The Mustela nigripes isolate SB6536 unplaced genomic scaffold, MUSNIG.SB6536 HiC_scaffold_755, whole genome shotgun sequence genome includes a window with the following:
- the LOC132008713 gene encoding uncharacterized protein LOC132008713 produces MASEEDKAAGPPNIGEPAGTREKQETSARTAPPRYLLPPNTAPTRAQLPSTAHSHRPQHSHPSTTSRLRAAPRAPHIPHHNPAPAPRAPLPGPRSRDHLLSTRPHHHPAPPPRTLPQAHRYPAPPSQHHLLELYPPTTIQHGPLGPRSQHNYLAPTPPEPLTQHLHHHRTTTRHRPPSTASRDRLQSPHSAPFPSTPTLHRPPARPWAGRETRSQDTEPGVAWRGANNRPGARRRLGPELPAFLASHSRPGPGVAHPRYPASPELGGETGRLSPCCARHPRDAGPPGPPAPRVARRHQREVPGPAVPRDRRS; encoded by the coding sequence ATGGCCAGTGAAGAGGATAAAGCTGCGGGACCCCCCAACATCGGAGAACCAGCAGGaaccagggagaagcaggaaacCAGCGCACGCACCGCCCCTCCGCGGTATCTTCTCCCACCTAACACCGCCCCCACCCGGGCGCAGCTTCCAAGCACCGCCCACTCCCACCGTCCCCAACACAGCCACCCCAGCACTACCAGTCGGCTCCGCGCAGCCCCTCGCGCCCCCCACATCCCGCACCACAACCCAGCCCCGGCCCCTCGCGCACCCCTCCCAGGTCCGCGTTCCCGGGACCACCTCCTATCAACCCGCCCGCACCACCACCCAGCGCCCCCGCCCAGGACACTCCCCCAGGCGCATCGGTACCCAGCGCCGCCGTCCCAGCACCACCTCCTAGAACTGTACCCCCCGACCACCATCCAGCACGGCCCTCTCGGACCGCGCTCCCAGCACAACTACTTAGCCCCGACTCCCCCAGAACCGCTCACTCAGCACCTCCACCACCACCGCACCACCACCCGGCATCGCCCTCCCAGCACCGCCTCCCGGGACCGCCTCCAGTCCCCCCACTCAGCACCGTTCCCCAGTACCCCAACCTTGCACCGCCCACCAGCGCGGCCGTGGGCGGGACGGGAAACGCGGTCGCAGGACACTGAACCCGGAGTCGCCTGGCGCGGGGCCAATAACCGGCCGGGAGCGCGGCGCCGCTTGGGGCCGGAACTTCCTGCGTTCCTGGCCAGCCATTCCCGGCCCGGGCCGGGGGTCGCGCACCCGCGTTACCCGGCCTCTCCTGAGCTAGGGGGCGAGACCGGGAGGCTGAGCCCCTGCTGCGCCCGGCACCCCAGAGACGCGGGTCCGCCAGGCCCGCCCGCGCCTCGCGTCGCACGCCGGCATCAGCGGGAAGTACCAGGGCCCGCCGTGCCCCGGGACAGGCGAAGCTAA